The following DNA comes from Serpentinimonas raichei.
ACGGATGTGCCAGCCCCGCCGCTAGCGTATGACCTTCGTGAGCGCCGTGACCGGGGTGGGCCAGCGCAGCCCCCGCAGCCAGCAGGCCGCCCAGCAGTAGCAATGAGCGGACGAGATGTGCTTGCATGATTTCTGTCTCCTAAAAATGAACCCGCGCAGGCTGGGTTTGAAACGACACTGAAAAGCAAGCAAGCCGCAGGCCATTCTTTGGCGAACGGGTGTAAACCCTGGGCTGAGCCCTTGAGCCCCTTGATTTGTCAAGACTCGACCACACCCGCTGACAACGGCCAACGCCGGCGCGTGCGCGACCAAGGCAAGCACCGCTTGCACCTGCGGCATCCGAATGAAAGGAGTTTATCCACATTCATTCAGCAACTTTCTGCCACTCAAACGGACGGACTCGACCCAGGCAGGCCCTGCACCACCCGGGGCTGGGCCGCGCTACACTGCATCCACCACCTTCCTGCCACAGCCGAGCGCCCCCGGCTGCAGGGTTGCCCGCATGACCACCCACCCCTCCACCGACCTCGCCCGGCCCGCTGCGCATCTGGTTCTGTGCGCCAGCGCGCGGCTGGTGGTGGCGCTGCGCCAAGCTGCGGGCCGCCGCGCCACCGAGCAAGGCTTGCGGCATTGGCCCGCCCTCGACTGCCGCACCCCCGAGCAATGGCTGGCTGCGGTGCGCCAGGAATGGGCTTTGCGCGGGCTCTGCCCGCACCCCACGCTGGCGCGCCAGCCCCTGAGCCGGGTGCAGGAGCACTGGCTGTGGGAGCGGCTGATTGGGCAGCGGCTCGGCCCCGAGGCGCCGTATCTGTTTGATTTGGCGGCACTGGCGCGCACCGCCCAAGAGGCGCTGGCGCTGCAACTGACCTGGGGCGTCGCCACCGGCACGGGCCCGCCGTCGGCCGAGCAGCAACAGTTTCAGCACTGGCGCGCCGACTTCGAGCGCTGGTGCCAGCAACACGGCTGGGCCACGCCAGAGCAGCTCGACGCCGCCACGGTGGCATCCCTAGCTGCCGCCCAAGGCTTACAGCAATGGCCGCAGCAACTCAGCCTGGCCGGCTTCCACCGCCTCAACCCGCTCCAGCAGGCGCTGCTGGCGCGCATGGGCGAGCTGGGGGTGGCGCTGCAGCCATGGGATGAGGAGCTGCCTGCGCCCCAGATCGAAACGGCAAGCTACCCCGACCCCGGCGCCGAAATCCAAGCCGCGGCGCGGTGGGCGCAACAGCGGCTGGCCGCCGACCCCCGCTGCCGCTTGGCCATCGTCGCCCCCGACCTGGGCGAGCTGCGCCAGCCCTTGCTCGATGCGCTGGAAGACGCGCTCTGCCCCGAGGCCCTGCACCCAGCGCGGGCGCAGCAGCCACGCCCCTACAACGTTGCGCTCGGCTCGGCACTGACCGAGCAGCCGCTGGTGGGTGCGGCGCTGCTGCTGCTGCAGCGCCTGTGCGCGGCCGACGAGCCGACCCAAGCCGACTGGAGCGCGCTGCTGCGCCACCCGCATTGGTTGCCGCCCGAGCAGGCCCCAACGCGGGCGCAATGGGAGGCACGCATGCGCCGCACCCTGCCGCCACAGATAAGCTTGGCACAGTTGCTCGAATGGGCCTTGCAGCCGCGCCAGCGCCCGCCCGAGGCGCCCGCCGACGCCTGGCTGCCCGCCCTGCGCCAACTGCAAACCCTGCGCAACGGCGCCTGTGCGGGCCAGCGGCTGCCCAGCGCCTGGTCGGCCAGCGTGCCCGACTGGCTGCGGCAATGCGGCTGGCTGCAAGGGCAGCGTTTGACGAGCCACGGCTTTCAGGCCCGCGAGGCGTTTTTTGAGGCCTTGCACGAGCTGGCCGCGCTCGACTCCTGCAGCGGCCCCCTGTCCTGGACGCAGTGGCTGAGTGCGTTGCGCGCGCTGTGCCACGAAACCATCTTCCAGCCCCAGACCGAAGGCGAGCCGCGCCTGCAAGTGCTGGGCCTGCTGGAAGCCAGCGGACAGCGCTTCGATGCGGTCTGGGTGCTGGGGCTGCACGCCGCGGCTTGGCCGCCCCCGGCACGGCCCAACCCTTTGCTCTCCATCCAAGCCCAGCGCCGCGCCGCCTGCCCCAACGCCAGCGCGGCCGAGCAAAGCGCCTTTGCGCAGCAGGTGCAACAGCGCCTGCTGCGCAGCAGCGCAACGCTTTGCCTCTCGTGGCCACGCACCCAGGGCGGCCACCCGTGCGAACCCAGCGCGTGGCTGCTGCAGGCCGCCGCGTCTGCAGCCAGCGGCTTGGCCCCGGCCAGCCGCGCGGCCCCGCTGGCCACGAACTGGGTCGATGGCGTGGTGCGCGACGGCGGCCCAGCGCAGCGGCTCGAGGCCCGGCTCGACGCCCGCGCGCCCGCGCTGGCGCCCGGCGAAACGGTGCGCGGCGGCAGCGCCTTGCTGCGTGCCCAAGCCCTCTGCCCGGCCTGGGCCTATTTTGAATTCCGACTGCACGCCCGCGGGCTCGAAGAACCCGTCGACGGCCTCGACGAGCGCGCGCGCGGCAGCTTGCTGCATCTGGCGCTGGCGCGCCTCTGGACCCATCTGCGCGACTCGCGCACCTTGCAGGCGCTGATGGCGCCCGAGCGCGCACAGGTGGTGGCGCAAGCCGTGGCCGAGGCCTTGCAGCAGCGCGCCGCCGACCCCGATCAACCCCCGCTGACGCCGCGCCGGCTGCGGCTGGAACAGATCCGCTTGCAGCGCCTGCTGCTGCAGTGGCTGGCGCTGGAGGCCCGGAGGCCCGCTGATTTTTCGGTGCTGGCCATTGAAGCCAAGCACGCGATCGACCTCGACGGCCTGGCGCTGCGGCTGCAGATCGACCGCGTCGACCGGCTCGACGACGGCCGCTTGCTGGTGATCGACTACAAAAGCGGCTCCGCCGTCGACACCCGCAGCTGGGCCGAGGCGCGCCTGACCGAGCCCCAACTGCCGCTCTACGCCACCTGGGGCGACCTGGGCGCTTTGCACGACTTGGGCGCCGCCCCGGCCACGGCCCACCCTGCAGGAGCGCGCCCCGACCCCGTGGCCGGTGCCCTGTTTGCCAAGGTGAGCCTGAAAAAGCCGGCCTGGGCCGGCTTGGTGGCCCAGGCCGCATTCAACCCCGGCGGCGCCACCGTGCTCGACAGCGCACGCGGGCGCAAACGCTACCCCGAGGCCGACTTCCCCGGCTGGGCCGAGGTGCTGCTGCACTGGCGCGAGCGCCTGCGCGAGTGCGCCGCCGAAATCCGCCGCGGTGAGGCCGCCGTGCGGGTGCCCGATGAACCCGCGCTGCGCCACTGCCGCGTGCTGGCGCTGCTGCGCCTGGACGAGCGGCGCCGACAATGGCTGGCGCTGCGCGCATCCAGCCCCACACCCGGCTGCACGCCCCCCGTCCAGCCTGCCAAGCCATGAGCCCCGCGCACGACCCGGTTGCGGCCAGCCCGCTGGCGGCCGACTTGCTGGCCCAAGACGAGCGCCAGCGCGAACAGGCCCTCGACCCCACGCGCAGCTTCATCATCCAGGCCCCGGCCGGGGCGGGCAAGACCGAGCTGCTGACGCAGCGCTTTCTGGCCTTGCTCGAAAAGGTGCAAGAGCCCGAACAAATCGAGGCCCTGACCTTCACCAACAAGGCCGCCGCCGAGATGCGCCAGCGCATCGTCGCGGCCTTGCAGCAAGGCCAGCACAACCAGCCGCCGCCCGAGCCGCACAAGCGCCGCACCTGGCAACTGGCACGCCAGGCGCTGGAGCGCGACCGCCGGCTGGGCTGGGGCTTGCTGGAACAACCGGCCCGGCTGCAAGTGGGCACCCTCGACGCGCTGTGCGCCCGGTTGGCGCGCCAAATGCCCCTGCTGTCGCGCTTTGGCGGCCAGCCCCGCGTGGCCGATGACCCCGGCCTGCACCACCAGCGCGCGGCTGCCCACACCCTGGCCCTGCTCGACGGCGAGCAGCCCCAGGCGGCGCTGCTCGAGCGCGTGCTGGCCCGCTTCGACAACGAACACGCGCGCCTGCGACTACAACTCCAGGCCATGCTGGCGCGGCGCGATGCGTGGCTGGCGCTGGGCGACGCGGCGCTGGCTTTCGACGCCGCCGAAGCGGCGCTGCGCGACCTGATCGACGACGAACTGCGCTCACTGGCGCAGCACCTGCCGCGCGCCTGGCAGCTCGCGCTGATGGCGCCGGCGCGCTATGCAGGAGCCCAAGCACTGGCCCAAGCCGACCGCGCCTCCACCCCAGCGGAGCACGCGGCAGCCGCACCAGCCGCCCCAGCGCCGCCCTTGGCCGCCCTGAGCGACTGGCACACGCCGCTGCAGGGCTGCTGCGCCGAATTGCCGCTCTGGCGTGGGCTGGCCGAGCTGCTGCTGACCCAAGAGGCCAAGGTGCGCTCCGCCAGCCGCGCCCCGTCTGGCTTGGGCTTCACCCTGGCCGAAGGCAAGGCCCTCACCGCCCCCTTGCTGGCGGCGCTGCAGGCGCTGCACGCCGACCCGGCGGCCGCGGCGGCGCTGGCGCGGGTGCGCCGCCTGCCCGAGCCGCACATTGCAGCGGCCGAGCGGGAGCAGATCGCCGACCTGCTCGAACTGCTCAAGTGCGCCGCAGCGCACCTGTGGCTGCTGTTTGGGCAGGCCGGCGAAGTGGACTTCGTGGCGATTGCGCTGCAAGCCCTGCAAGCCTTGGGCGAGAGCGAGGCCCCGAGCGAACTGCAACTGCAGCTCGACCACCGCGTGGCCCATCTGCTGATCGACGAATTTCAAGACACCAGCCCGCTCCAGCTCGAGCTGCTGCGCCGCCTGAGCGCCGGCTGGCAAGCGGGCGACGGGCGCACCCTGTTTTTGGTGGGTGACCCGATGCAGTCGATCTACCGCTTCCGGCGTGCCGAAGTCGGGCTGTTTTTGCAAGTGCGCGCCCAAGGCCTGGGTGCGCTGGCGCCTGAGCCGCTGCAGTTGTACCGCAACAACCGCTCGCTGCCGCCGCTGGTCGATTGGGTCAACCGCCATTTCGTGCACGTCTTTGGTGCGCTCGACGACCCGCGCCGGGGCGCGGTCGCGTTCGCCCCCGCCAGCCCCACCCGTCCAGACGGCGCCGGGGCCGGCGTATTTTGGCACCCCCAGATCGAGCACCCCACCCAGGCCGAGCCGGGGCTCGACGCCCTCGAACCCGAAGCCAACGGCGAGGAAATCGATCCCGACAGCGCCGTGCGCGAGGCGCAACAGGTGGTGCACCTGATACGCCAGCGCCTGCAGGCCCACCCCTCCGGCACGGTGGCGGTGCTGGTGCGGGCCCGCAAACACCTCGAGGCGCTGGTGCAGGCCCTGCGCCTGCAAGCGTCGCCGCTGCCGTTTCAGGCGGTCGAAGTCGAGGCGCTGGCGCAGCGCCAGCCGGTGCAAGACCTGCTCACCCTGACCCGCGCCCTGCACCACCTGGCGGATCGGGTGCATTGGCTGGCGCTGCTGCGCGCCCCGTGGTGTGGGCTGCTGCTGGCTGACTTGCACCGCCTGGTGGCCGACGCACCCCAGCAGACGGTCTGGGAGCTGATCAACCAACCCGAGCGCTGCGCGGGCCTGAGCGTCGACGGCCAGCAGCGGCTGGCGCACCTGCGCGAGGTGCTCACACTGGCCTTGGCCCACCAGGGGCAGCAGCGCCCGCGGCGCTGGGTCGAAGGGGTCTGGCAGGCGCTGGGCGGGCCGCAGTGCCTGGCCAGCCCGTCCGACCTGGCCGATGTGCGCGCCGCCCTCGAGGTGCTGGACCGCTGCACCCGCCACGGCCAGTTGGAGCTCGATCGCATCGCGGCCGAACTGAGCCGACTCTACGCGGCAGCCGACCCCGCCGGCGCCCAGGTGCAGCTGATGACGATCCACAAATCCAAGGGGCTGGAGTTCGACACCGTGATCCTGCCCGGCTTGCAGCGCCCCCCG
Coding sequences within:
- a CDS encoding PD-(D/E)XK nuclease family protein, yielding MTTHPSTDLARPAAHLVLCASARLVVALRQAAGRRATEQGLRHWPALDCRTPEQWLAAVRQEWALRGLCPHPTLARQPLSRVQEHWLWERLIGQRLGPEAPYLFDLAALARTAQEALALQLTWGVATGTGPPSAEQQQFQHWRADFERWCQQHGWATPEQLDAATVASLAAAQGLQQWPQQLSLAGFHRLNPLQQALLARMGELGVALQPWDEELPAPQIETASYPDPGAEIQAAARWAQQRLAADPRCRLAIVAPDLGELRQPLLDALEDALCPEALHPARAQQPRPYNVALGSALTEQPLVGAALLLLQRLCAADEPTQADWSALLRHPHWLPPEQAPTRAQWEARMRRTLPPQISLAQLLEWALQPRQRPPEAPADAWLPALRQLQTLRNGACAGQRLPSAWSASVPDWLRQCGWLQGQRLTSHGFQAREAFFEALHELAALDSCSGPLSWTQWLSALRALCHETIFQPQTEGEPRLQVLGLLEASGQRFDAVWVLGLHAAAWPPPARPNPLLSIQAQRRAACPNASAAEQSAFAQQVQQRLLRSSATLCLSWPRTQGGHPCEPSAWLLQAAASAASGLAPASRAAPLATNWVDGVVRDGGPAQRLEARLDARAPALAPGETVRGGSALLRAQALCPAWAYFEFRLHARGLEEPVDGLDERARGSLLHLALARLWTHLRDSRTLQALMAPERAQVVAQAVAEALQQRAADPDQPPLTPRRLRLEQIRLQRLLLQWLALEARRPADFSVLAIEAKHAIDLDGLALRLQIDRVDRLDDGRLLVIDYKSGSAVDTRSWAEARLTEPQLPLYATWGDLGALHDLGAAPATAHPAGARPDPVAGALFAKVSLKKPAWAGLVAQAAFNPGGATVLDSARGRKRYPEADFPGWAEVLLHWRERLRECAAEIRRGEAAVRVPDEPALRHCRVLALLRLDERRRQWLALRASSPTPGCTPPVQPAKP
- a CDS encoding UvrD-helicase domain-containing protein, with amino-acid sequence MSPAHDPVAASPLAADLLAQDERQREQALDPTRSFIIQAPAGAGKTELLTQRFLALLEKVQEPEQIEALTFTNKAAAEMRQRIVAALQQGQHNQPPPEPHKRRTWQLARQALERDRRLGWGLLEQPARLQVGTLDALCARLARQMPLLSRFGGQPRVADDPGLHHQRAAAHTLALLDGEQPQAALLERVLARFDNEHARLRLQLQAMLARRDAWLALGDAALAFDAAEAALRDLIDDELRSLAQHLPRAWQLALMAPARYAGAQALAQADRASTPAEHAAAAPAAPAPPLAALSDWHTPLQGCCAELPLWRGLAELLLTQEAKVRSASRAPSGLGFTLAEGKALTAPLLAALQALHADPAAAAALARVRRLPEPHIAAAEREQIADLLELLKCAAAHLWLLFGQAGEVDFVAIALQALQALGESEAPSELQLQLDHRVAHLLIDEFQDTSPLQLELLRRLSAGWQAGDGRTLFLVGDPMQSIYRFRRAEVGLFLQVRAQGLGALAPEPLQLYRNNRSLPPLVDWVNRHFVHVFGALDDPRRGAVAFAPASPTRPDGAGAGVFWHPQIEHPTQAEPGLDALEPEANGEEIDPDSAVREAQQVVHLIRQRLQAHPSGTVAVLVRARKHLEALVQALRLQASPLPFQAVEVEALAQRQPVQDLLTLTRALHHLADRVHWLALLRAPWCGLLLADLHRLVADAPQQTVWELINQPERCAGLSVDGQQRLAHLREVLTLALAHQGQQRPRRWVEGVWQALGGPQCLASPSDLADVRAALEVLDRCTRHGQLELDRIAAELSRLYAAADPAGAQVQLMTIHKSKGLEFDTVILPGLQRPPRAPERNLLLWDEVLDDHGHERLLLAADAAAGADGPTLYDYLLDLERTRARNEARRLLYVATTRARSQLHLLGCVRPASPADTLRAPHKDSLLALLWPQAEAEFLRHWQSVAPAASPAARANAADPVPPLADFVPQLQRLRQPGWPAAWSPHAMPSTAPAPADSAPPADAAPPAAAAAVGTLVHRYLELIAHDGLDAWPVTRLPALHAAMQPWLRGQGLAEAQASAAAAEVQQHLHNTLSSADGRWLLAPHPHAASECAIGSAPTEATSSPTLHLIDRTFVHEGTRWIIDYKTTAHESAALPLWQAQLQRYRALFDDGLPVQLALFLTHSGRLLPLADAKPPTP